One Gimesia aquarii DNA segment encodes these proteins:
- a CDS encoding SpoIIE family protein phosphatase, which translates to MSASLFLQNNGNSSRLEIKGGRVTLGRHPDCEVCLKSNTVSRHHARITVDLNQQYLLEDLGSGNGTFVNDVLVKGPVILQSGDQISIGPFLLEFSGDADFENGQHEGLLTSYGLIPSLKTVSFRPPDIDKSTILRATDTNGDINQYQIKPEIKLKAILEISRTIASASDLDSMAEKVLEGLFRIFPAADRGCILLRDPENQRFMPKAIRHRRDDDQEALQLSRTVLKAVTDNKTGVLSADAANDERFEHSESLSTLTIRSILCAPMLGRDGTVIGIINLDTQVAGQMFSDDDLELLMVIAGQTALSYESARLMISHVEKQRYDNEMEIAARVQKGLLPAKIPEVAGYDFFVSYEAARAVGGDYYDFIQTDDDLIWFALGDVAGKGVPASLVMSRVCSAVRSTVEFVTDVTDAVHRINHHIDEAAHDGRFITFILGQIQLTQNEISFVNAGHLDPLLFDANGSLRELTAESPSVPLGVMEDYEYKTLQHQLKPGERLILFTDGITEAMNEEREQFGIERLKSAICESKAGASELGTQILNAVKKFVGKSEQYDDLSLVIIGRDPA; encoded by the coding sequence ATGTCTGCCAGTCTGTTTTTGCAAAATAATGGCAACTCTTCCAGATTGGAAATCAAGGGAGGACGGGTTACATTAGGACGACATCCTGATTGTGAAGTTTGTCTTAAGTCAAACACGGTTTCACGTCATCATGCGCGTATTACAGTTGATCTGAACCAGCAGTATCTCTTGGAAGATCTAGGCAGTGGCAATGGGACTTTTGTAAATGATGTGCTTGTTAAAGGCCCGGTTATTCTGCAATCAGGCGATCAAATTTCAATAGGTCCCTTTCTATTAGAATTTTCAGGGGATGCTGATTTTGAAAACGGTCAGCATGAAGGTCTGCTTACCTCTTATGGTTTGATTCCTTCGCTGAAAACGGTTTCTTTCAGGCCGCCTGACATTGATAAATCCACAATTCTAAGAGCAACAGATACAAACGGAGACATCAATCAGTACCAGATTAAACCCGAAATTAAATTAAAGGCGATTTTGGAAATCAGTCGCACAATCGCTTCTGCTTCTGATTTGGATTCCATGGCGGAGAAGGTTCTGGAAGGTCTATTTCGAATTTTTCCCGCTGCTGATCGTGGATGTATTTTATTAAGGGATCCCGAAAATCAGCGTTTTATGCCCAAAGCGATTCGCCATCGGCGGGATGATGACCAGGAAGCATTGCAGTTGAGTCGGACAGTCCTCAAGGCGGTAACCGATAATAAAACGGGTGTACTTTCCGCAGACGCTGCCAATGATGAACGATTTGAACATAGTGAGTCTCTCTCTACTTTAACCATTCGTTCAATTTTATGTGCACCGATGTTAGGCCGCGATGGAACTGTGATCGGTATTATTAACCTGGATACTCAAGTTGCCGGTCAGATGTTTTCGGACGATGATTTAGAACTCTTAATGGTCATTGCCGGTCAGACGGCACTTTCGTATGAGAGTGCCCGTTTAATGATCTCGCATGTTGAAAAACAACGTTATGATAATGAAATGGAAATTGCTGCTCGTGTACAGAAGGGTTTGTTGCCAGCCAAAATTCCTGAAGTCGCAGGTTATGATTTTTTTGTATCCTATGAAGCAGCCCGTGCAGTGGGAGGTGATTATTACGATTTTATTCAGACCGATGATGATCTGATCTGGTTTGCTCTGGGAGACGTTGCCGGTAAGGGAGTTCCGGCTTCGCTTGTGATGTCTCGGGTATGTAGTGCTGTGCGCAGCACAGTTGAGTTTGTGACTGATGTGACTGATGCGGTTCATCGGATTAATCATCATATCGACGAAGCAGCACACGATGGTCGGTTTATCACATTTATTCTAGGACAGATTCAACTTACACAGAACGAAATTTCCTTTGTCAACGCCGGCCACCTGGATCCTTTACTGTTTGATGCGAATGGCTCTTTAAGAGAGTTGACGGCAGAGAGTCCGAGTGTTCCTTTGGGAGTGATGGAAGATTATGAATATAAGACTCTACAGCATCAGTTAAAGCCCGGAGAACGATTGATTCTATTTACTGATGGTATTACCGAAGCCATGAATGAGGAACGTGAGCAATTTGGAATCGAGCGGTTGAAGTCAGCCATTTGTGAATCAAAGGCAGGGGCAAGTGAGTTGGGGACCCAGATCTTAAACGCTGTCAAAAAATTTGTTGGTAAAAGTGAGCAATATGACGATCTCTCATTAGTCATTATTGGGCGCGATCCGGCATAA
- a CDS encoding glucuronate isomerase yields the protein MSEQLNKRIFDELESLVLIDPHTHINPHSAASTTLADIMGYHYYTELAHSAGLAKESIEEPGIDPKEKVGRLVTQLGDLDNTIQLSWLMDICSEFFDFQDETITESNWEYLYDTAAEKMAQPDWEQQVLKQSGLERVFLTNDFDDPLEGFDTKLYIPCLRTDDLVFHLTKNETRERLGKATQVDVGCASTLREAIGELFEHFTSNGARACAISLPPDFSPVSVTADQVDSTVRSLFAGDDLNSEESKLVSQFVFWTLAEYCGVYRLPFDLMIGVNRRVYEAGVYQGQDLYDKRTSLIQYKELFNAFPKVTFPVSVLTSTSNQELVSYSWIFPNVVINGHWWYSNTPAFITFDCKSRLEAVPKTKLIGYYSDMYKLEFALPKFRMYRRVLANVLATDFVINRNWSEQRAIELGKLVLRGNVETIFSC from the coding sequence ATGTCTGAACAGTTAAATAAACGTATTTTTGATGAATTAGAGAGTCTCGTTCTGATTGACCCTCATACACATATCAATCCCCACTCTGCCGCTTCAACAACATTAGCAGATATAATGGGGTACCATTACTACACGGAGTTAGCACACTCTGCGGGACTCGCCAAAGAATCAATCGAAGAGCCTGGTATTGATCCCAAAGAAAAAGTAGGGCGGTTGGTCACTCAGTTGGGTGATCTGGATAATACGATACAACTCAGCTGGTTGATGGATATCTGTAGCGAATTTTTTGATTTCCAAGACGAGACAATTACAGAATCCAATTGGGAGTATCTCTATGACACAGCTGCCGAGAAAATGGCACAACCAGACTGGGAGCAACAAGTTTTAAAACAGAGTGGTCTCGAACGGGTCTTTTTAACAAATGATTTCGACGACCCTCTGGAAGGTTTCGATACCAAGCTTTACATCCCTTGTCTGAGAACGGATGATCTTGTCTTTCACCTTACAAAAAATGAAACGCGGGAACGTCTTGGGAAAGCGACTCAGGTGGATGTTGGGTGTGCTAGCACGCTGCGAGAAGCCATTGGCGAATTATTTGAACATTTCACCTCAAACGGTGCGCGGGCTTGTGCGATTTCGTTACCACCAGATTTTTCTCCTGTTTCAGTAACTGCCGATCAAGTTGACTCTACCGTGCGCTCACTTTTTGCAGGTGATGACTTAAATTCTGAAGAGTCTAAACTGGTTAGTCAATTTGTATTCTGGACACTGGCAGAATATTGCGGAGTATATAGATTACCATTTGATTTGATGATTGGGGTCAATAGACGGGTTTATGAAGCAGGAGTTTACCAGGGACAGGATTTATATGACAAACGCACATCGCTGATACAATATAAGGAGCTGTTCAACGCGTTTCCGAAAGTTACATTCCCTGTTTCTGTGTTAACAAGTACCAGCAATCAGGAACTGGTTAGTTATAGCTGGATCTTTCCAAATGTTGTCATCAATGGTCATTGGTGGTATTCGAATACGCCTGCATTTATTACGTTTGATTGTAAAAGTCGTTTGGAAGCAGTACCGAAAACAAAACTGATTGGTTATTACAGTGATATGTACAAATTGGAATTTGCTTTACCTAAATTTCGCATGTATCGTCGTGTATTAGCAAATGTTTTAGCCACGGACTTTGTAATTAACCGAAATTGGTCTGAACAGCGCGCTATTGAACTCGGTAAACTGGTTTTGCGGGGAAATGTTGAAACAATTTTCAGCTGTTAA
- a CDS encoding SpoIIE family protein phosphatase, which translates to MATLVMLQAGQAVSYSLSGEQTVLGRHPECQIQLDSNMVSRRHAQVIGEGDQFFVEDLGSGNGTFVNGKKIEGRTQLEHEDRLKVGPILFRFETDQVNESKQSSIGSVLDSGFDIGFSTDEDSGAATIMGAISGAGGFGGLDVRPEAKLKAMIEISRSLAGTVDLEKLLPQILTTLFNIFPAADRGCILLKEESNGEMVPRAFKHRREGEDATVKLSRTIINKVLEEKSGILSADAASDSQFDASESISNLSIRSMMCVPMMGLAEEPIGIINIDTQNPLKQFQEEDLDLLMSVAGQAALSYESARLMSSFMEKQKQDNEMNIARGVQQGLLPSSVPTVEGYEFFASYHSAQAVGGDYYDIFELPDDKIGLSFGDVAGKGVPGAMIMARISSCVQNTMRFVHEVGPAVEAINDHMCDSAVEGRFVTYVLVILDTRNHRLSLVNAGHMSPMILKPDGIIDEFPEESIGVPIGVMEGFPYKVVERDLAPGEIVILFTDGVDEAMNPEGELYTLDRMRDFIKANRDKNAAELGQALLADVRRHANGRPQNDDITIMTFGRVS; encoded by the coding sequence ATGGCTACCCTGGTCATGCTGCAAGCCGGTCAAGCAGTGTCTTATTCGCTTTCCGGAGAGCAAACAGTACTAGGCAGGCACCCAGAATGCCAGATCCAACTCGATTCGAATATGGTTTCTCGCCGTCATGCACAAGTCATAGGGGAGGGAGATCAGTTTTTCGTCGAAGACCTGGGAAGTGGAAACGGGACCTTTGTCAACGGCAAAAAAATTGAAGGTCGAACCCAATTAGAGCATGAAGATCGTTTGAAGGTCGGTCCGATTCTATTTCGATTCGAGACTGATCAAGTAAATGAATCAAAGCAGTCATCGATCGGATCTGTGCTTGACTCTGGTTTTGATATCGGATTTTCTACTGACGAGGACAGTGGTGCGGCAACCATAATGGGGGCTATTTCTGGAGCTGGAGGTTTTGGTGGACTCGATGTACGTCCAGAAGCCAAATTAAAAGCGATGATTGAAATCAGTCGTAGCCTTGCGGGAACAGTTGATCTGGAGAAGCTGTTACCCCAAATTCTAACGACATTGTTCAATATTTTTCCCGCTGCAGACCGTGGTTGCATTCTACTTAAAGAGGAATCAAATGGTGAAATGGTTCCTAGAGCATTTAAACATCGTCGTGAGGGGGAAGACGCGACTGTCAAATTAAGCCGAACTATTATCAATAAGGTTCTTGAGGAAAAGTCCGGTATTTTATCGGCCGATGCGGCAAGCGACTCTCAGTTCGATGCCAGTGAATCCATTTCAAATTTATCGATCCGTTCCATGATGTGTGTCCCCATGATGGGGCTTGCAGAAGAGCCGATTGGCATTATTAATATCGATACTCAAAATCCACTGAAACAATTCCAGGAAGAAGATTTGGATCTTTTGATGTCGGTTGCCGGTCAGGCAGCGCTTTCGTATGAAAGTGCGCGACTGATGTCTTCTTTCATGGAAAAACAGAAACAAGACAATGAGATGAACATAGCGCGCGGCGTTCAACAGGGACTTCTTCCAAGTTCCGTTCCTACTGTGGAAGGTTACGAGTTTTTTGCTTCATATCATTCTGCACAGGCTGTCGGGGGAGACTACTATGACATTTTTGAGCTGCCTGATGACAAGATTGGGCTTTCGTTCGGAGATGTTGCAGGAAAGGGGGTTCCAGGGGCGATGATCATGGCTCGTATCTCAAGCTGTGTACAAAATACGATGCGATTTGTACATGAAGTCGGTCCTGCGGTCGAAGCGATTAACGACCATATGTGTGATAGTGCAGTCGAAGGACGTTTTGTGACGTATGTACTTGTCATACTGGATACCAGAAATCATCGACTTTCTCTTGTGAATGCAGGGCATATGTCTCCCATGATTTTAAAACCTGATGGGATAATCGATGAATTTCCAGAAGAGAGCATTGGTGTGCCAATTGGTGTAATGGAAGGATTTCCTTACAAAGTTGTAGAACGTGATTTGGCACCAGGTGAGATTGTGATCCTGTTTACCGATGGTGTTGATGAAGCGATGAATCCGGAAGGTGAATTGTATACGTTGGACCGCATGCGTGACTTTATTAAAGCCAATCGTGATAAAAATGCTGCTGAATTAGGACAAGCTTTGTTGGCAGATGTCAGGCGTCATGCTAATGGGCGTCCTCAGAATGACGATATTACCATAATGACATTCGGGCGTGTTTCCTGA